Below is a window of Calditrichota bacterium DNA.
CACGATTTGTTTTCTCCTGCGGCGGTTGTCAGCAGCGCGGTTAGTTCGGGAACGGTGGGCACGCGGCCGGAGACTTTCACTTCTCCGTCCACCATCAAAGCAGGCGTCATCATCACACCTGCCGCT
It encodes the following:
- a CDS encoding TM0996/MTH895 family glutaredoxin-like protein, with translation MKLQILGTGCPKCNKLAELSERVAREQNLNFTLEKVTDINEILAAGVMMTPALMVDGEVKVSGRVPTVPELTALLTTAAGENKS